A region from the Pelobates fuscus isolate aPelFus1 chromosome 3, aPelFus1.pri, whole genome shotgun sequence genome encodes:
- the LOC134601837 gene encoding histone H2B-like gives MPDPAKSAPAAKKGSKKAVTKTQKKDGKKRRKTRKESYAIYVNKVLKQVHPDTGISSKAMGIMNSFVNDIFERIAGEASRLAHYNKRSTITSREIQTAVRLLLPGELAKHAVSEGTKAVTKYTSAK, from the coding sequence ATGCCTGATCCAGCCAAGTCCGCACCAGCCGCCAAGAAAGGCTCTAAGAAAGCCGTGACCAAGACTCAGAAGAAAGATGGCAAGAAGCGTAGGAAGACCAGGAAGGAGAGCTATGCCATCTACGTGAACAAGGTGCTGAAGCAGGTCCACCCCGACACCGGTATCTCCTCCAAGGCCATGGGGATCATGAactcctttgtcaatgatatcttTGAGCGCATCGCAGGAGAAGCCTCTCGCCTGGCTCACTACAACAAGCGCTCCACCATCACTTCCCGGGAGATCCAGACCGCCGTGCGCCTGCTGCTACCCGGAGAGCTGGCAAAGCACGCCGTGTCCGAGGGCACCAAGGCTGTCACCaagtacaccagcgccaagtaa
- the LOC134601383 gene encoding histone H4 produces MSGRGKGGKGLGKGGAKRHRKVLRDNIQGITKPAIRRLARRGGVKRISGLIYEETRGVLKVFLENVIRDAVTYTEHAKRKTVTAMDVVYALKRQGRTLYGFGG; encoded by the coding sequence atgtctggcagAGGTAAAGGCGGAAAGGGTCTCGGGAAAGGCGGCGCTAAGCGGCACAGAAAGGTCCTGCGTGACAACATCCAGGGCATTACCAAGCCTGCAATCCGCCGCCTGGCTCGCAGAGGAGGAGTGAAACGTATCTCCGGCCTCATCTACGAAGAGACTCGCGGGGTGTTGAAGGTCTTCCTGGAGAATGTTATCCGGGACGCCGTCACCTACACCGAGCATGCCAAGAGGAAGACTGTGACCGCCATGGACGTAGTCTATGCCCTTAAACGCCAGGGCCGCACTCTCTATGGCTTCGGAGGTTAA
- the LOC134601381 gene encoding histone H2A type 2-C yields MSGRGKQGGKTRAKAKTRSSRAGLQFPVGRVHRLLRKGNYAERVGAGAPVYLAAVLEYLTAEILELAGNAARDNKKTRIIPRHLQLAVRNDEELNKLLGGVTIAQGGVLPNIQAVLLPKKTESHKSKSK; encoded by the coding sequence ATGTCAGGCCGTGGAAAGCAAGGAGGAAAGACCCGTGCAAAGGCGAAGACTCGCTCATCCCGCGCTGGTCTTCAGTTCCCAGTCGGCAGAGTCCACCGTCTGCTGAGGAAGGGGAATTATGCAGAGCGTGTTGGAGCCGGTGCCCCCGtctatctggctgcagtgctggagtacCTGACTGCTGAGATCCTGGAGCTGGCAGGGAATGCCGCCAGAGATAACAAGAAAACCCGCATCATTCCCCGCCATCTCCAGCTCGCTGTCCGTAACGACGAAGAGCTCAACaaactgctgggaggagtgactatcgcccagggaggtgttttgcccaacatccaggctgtgctgctgcccaagaaAACCGAAAGTCATAAATCAAAGAGCAAGTAA